The Leishmania donovani BPK282A1 complete genome, chromosome 3 sequence CATCCCTGTCAACATCGCCGTGACGCAGTATccgagcgaggcggagcggacctcagcgcagcgccgcttgtTGCTCAGCTCTGCGTTGGCTTGTTCTTCttctgcctccccccccctcctcgaCTTCAGTGGATCGCCTTTACTGCGCTGCGTCAggacacgtacacgcacgtgcacggaCTGACGCCACCTATTTACCGTGttgcacacatgcacgcaacCGTTTCCGTCGCAAGCCTGCGCTGGCCTCTTGGGTTAGTTGGTTAGCTTGCTGATGTTTCGCTTTCATCTTCTTTGTTGGGGTCTTCGCCTTCGTCTCGCCCACCCGCCTCTGTCGTGCCGTCTTCTCTGGCGCATGGGTGTGATGTACGTGTTGCACGGCCCCGGTCCCGCGCATATCAGATCGACCGAACAGAAGAGCTCAGCAAGCGACTGTGTCAAGGGAGGGGCGAACCGCCGAGGCATATCTGACGTGTCCGCCAGTGGTGCTTGGCATGTAAGCCCTCTTGTGGGTTGGGAGCGAGAGCCGAGGAGGGGGTGTACCTCATctctcgccgccaccgccgactgCGTGACGGTTGCACTGTCAGCACACATTCGTCTTCCTGTTCGATGCGTCCATCAgcaccccacccacaccatGGAGGTGCAGTGGGTGGCGCCGTACATCATcgtcgcgtgcgtgtgccgttcTGTCTGCGTGCGGTCACGTGTGCGCAAACCTTGTGGGATGCCGCCTCgacctctcctccacctccctgTGCCGGTCTGTCCGTCCGCTCGTGCGTGGATCATGTGTGTACCTGTGTGTTtgctctctgtctctccctctctctcgcttatcgccaccaccatcgcaTCTGCGACCCACAACTACGCGTCAACGGGCGGCGGCTCCCTCTTCCACGCACCCGCCCGCATCCTTCGCCTTCGTAACTCGCCTCTCTTCACAAAACTTTCAGTTTTGAGGTAGCCCTATCTGTGCGCCCgccctgccccccccctctacacccctccccacgcACTGTCCATCATCGCCATGTCCGCTGAGACCCTCGCGTGCACGTACGCCGCGCTCATGCTGAGTGACGCCGGCCTGCCCACCTCGGCCGAGAacatcgccgcggcggtgaaggcggccgGCGTCNNNNNNNNNNNNNNNNNNNNNNNNNNNNNNNNNNNNNNNNNNNNNNNNNNNNNNNNNNNNNNNNNNNNNNNNNNNNNNNNNNNNNNNNNNNNNNNNNNNNNNNNNNNNNNNNNNNNNNNNNNNNNNgggcgccgcctccgctgcagcggccggcgGCAAGGTGGAGGACAAGAAGAAGGACGAgcctgaggaggagggcgacgacgacatggGTTTTGGTCTGTTCGACTGAGCGCCGTACGCGTCTTCTTGTGAGCTCGCGGGACAATCTTCTGTTTTGGGTatagagcgagagaaggagggaagaggaaggggaagcgCTGGCTGATCCCTGCCTCGCCTCCaactccccctcctctggTCCCGTGTCGAGTAGCGCGAGCTGATTGTTGTCGCACCTGCTCGATGAACGCCATCGCATCAaggcgtcgccgcgcgcgcgcgcgcgcgccagaACGCAACACCAGCCACCTTTCTCGCGGCCTCTCTTTCGCCCACAAGCAGAGGTGGCGCGCGGGACGCGATGACCTCTTTAACGACGCCGAGCATCATCGCCATCAaacgcacagacgcagcgACACACGCGGGCGTACGCGTACCTGTCGTGTCGCGTGCGATGGCGATGATGCTCGGCGTCGTTAAAGAGGTCCTCGCGTCACCATCGCGTCTTCGCTTCTTCGTTGGGTTTCTTTTCGTCATTTCACCCCACCCACGCAACCTCCACGAATtcaacgacggcagcgcgcgcgcgcgcgagtgaGCGAGAGTTGGAGGaagaagacacgcacgcacacaacacgACGACGAGACGTtgtcgcgtgtgcgcgcgttctcCGGCACAGCGGTGACGTCCATGCATGGCCCTCCACGTCGACATGGATGCCTCTGTGCAAACCTCGGTCGCGCGggatgcgtgcgcgcaacTGTCTCTATGCAAGCGCCGGTGTCCCCGCACTGTTATGCACAACCTTCTCGATGTATCTGGTCTTCCTCATCTctcactccccctcccaaaTAcggatctctctctctctctgctcgtAATGTCTGtctcgcgcacacgcacacgtggcaCCACACTCCCGCAAGCACGTCATCACAGGAACACCTTCCTTACGCACTGTCCATCATCGCCATGTCCGCTGAGACCCTCGCGTGCACGTACGCCGCGCTCATGCTGAGTGACGCCGGCCTGCCCACCTCGGCCGAGAacatcgccgcggcggtgaaggcggccgGCGTCGAGATGCGCCCCACCCTGCCCATCATCTTTGCCCGCTTCCTGGAGAAGAAGTCCGTGGAGACGCtgatggcggccgccgccgcgcaggccCCGACGGCCGCGTCCGCCCCGTCTCCGGCGGcgggcgccgcctccgctgcagcggccggcgGCAAGGTGGAGGACAAGAAGAAGGACGAgcctgaggaggagggcgacgacgacatggGTTTTGGTCTGTTCGACTGAGCGCCCCNNNNNNNNNNNNNNNNNNNNNNNNNNNNNNNNNNNNNNNNNNNNNNNNNNNNNNNNNNNNNNNNNNNNNNNNNNNNNNNNNNNNNNNNNNNNNNNNNNNcgcctccgctgcagcggccggcgGCAAGGTGGAGGACAAGAAGAAGGACGAgcctgaggaggagggcgacgacgacatggGTTTTGGTCTGTTCGACTGAGCGCCCCGCATGATGACCGGCATATGCGAGCACATGGTTGTTTGCCTCATGTTCTGCAACACCCGAGCATGCGTGTGTTTcgctgctctctttttcttttcgatTTTATTTACGTGTGCGTTACTCCTTCCTCTGCGAGCCCTAACGACTCACAAGACGCGGTCCGATGGACGCGTGATGGCTTGCATCACCAGCTCTCGCTCCGCGGACGAAGCGGCATCGCGGGCCGGAGAGCGTGAGCGAGCGAGCCGTTGGCAATCGGAAGTGGGGTGCGTCGTCCACCTCTAATTTTTTTTCGGGGGGAGGGTAACCGTGCTGTCTTCTCTTGCGCACTCCATCCGCAGCCCGCGCTGTCGTtaacccctcccccatcccaACCTCGACTCACGGCTTCGGCACAATGCTGAAGCTGATGTGGTGAAGTCggacgcacacactcgcCTACACAtctgtgcgggtgtgtgcgcgtctccAGCTCTGCTGATGTCGCTTCTCCTCGCCTCTGCTCTCCCGTCTCGCTCACATATAGGTCTCACCGGTCACGACCACCACGATCCACCAACCAAaacacccacccacctacacacacacgcacacacacacacaaaaaaaaaagcgtgcGGAGCCTCTTTATAAACCTTGTTTCCTCACGCAtcggccgctgccggacgCCTTCCGCGTCGTCGTTGAGCCAGTGTCATCGAGTGCggcgcgcaccaccaccaccatccgGAGAGGGAAAACAAGTGCATTGCTCTACCGCCTCGCGGGCCGCTTGCGCAGACATCGAGGGACCGCTCCTGCACTCTCGCTGCAGCGATGGAGCGCTTGAGCGCGGGCCCGGCGGGTGGTGACGCCGCCGAAACCGCGGCAGTGCCACCGGGCACCGCCGTTGGTGGCCGCCCGCCCAGTCAGGCTTCCACGTCCACGGCGTCCCCGCCCCCGGTGGCCACGCAGCTGACCgacacgcagctgctgcagctctccctttgcagcgccgtcgcgtcggcggctgccggAAAGGCGACCGTTGCCGCGAACAACTACGCCCTCGTCATCAAGATCATCTTCCGCAAGTGCTTCCTGCTGGAGGAGCTCGTGTTGCTGGCGCTCGCCATGGGCTACGAGACTCGCAAAGCCGCTCATGCCGCTTCCCCTCACGTCGCCGGCGATGACGGCCGTAAAAGCAGCGGCcccggccgcggcgctgcagggagTGGCCCGCACGACTGTCCGCTCTCCGCTGGTGCAACACACGAGCAGCTGGTGGATCCACTGGCAAACATGGGCACGCTTCTGCCGCCTGGCTTGGGCGAGGATGACTACGACGAGGAGCGCACGTACTCTGAACAGAAGGAGCAACGTGAACAGCATCAGCGGCATCAGTACGTCCGGACCccaccagcggcgcgggACGGCGCCAGTATCGCCTCTACGGTGTCGTCGGCCAGCCCCACAGCACACGACTCGACGCCAGGGTACGACGCCGCAACCGCACGGTGGCTCGCCTGTCTGCTCGCCAAGGTGCATCCAGATGCGCTGCCGATCGCCACACTGGAGAAGATCTGCAAAGTACCCCTGACGGGCTCACCTAACGCGGCAGCATCATCACCTGCACGCGGCGGGGCAGCTGCTCGTCGGCAAGTCGCAAGCACTACCGCCGCGGCCAGCATTGGCAACTGGCCGTCTGCTACTGGAGTGAACGACTCCCCATCGATGAGCACCGTTGCCGTCttgcctctgctgccctcTCTCAAGTCGTCGCCGACCCCATCGCCGCCcggcgcggcatcgccgaTGCCCGTTGGCGGAAGAAGAGACATGCCGACTGGCAGTCcaaacagcaacagcgacgccgccccGTCGttggcggccgctgcgcccttctccacctcACTCTCGCTTCTGTTCGCGACCCTCCTCTGGGACGTCGCCTGCGCGCTGTGGAACGAGGGCTTCATCGAGGATGCGCACCACTGGCTCTCCGTCATGGACGTGCGACGGCTGTGGAAGCTCTACAAAGACTTGtgccgcggtggcgaggCCGCTGCCTTCAGAGAGCCCCCAGAGGAGAGCGTGAAGAGTGGCGACCGCGCCTGTGCGCTGAGCTGGCCGGCGGTGTTGGCagagagctgcgccgcagacatgtcgccgtcctcgcgcCGGCCATCGCGGtcatcggcagcgacggaaAGCCCGTCAGGAGGCGCCGGCCAGACTAACCACTCCAgtggcgcgcagcaggagaacGTCGTTTCCAGTCCAGCTGTGCCACCACCTCGACAAGGGATCCTGCTCTCTGCCCTTGCTCAGGTTGGCGGGCCGCTGCCCATGACCGACTTGGCCGCGTGCTTCACCGACCCGGCAGAGTTCGAGGTCGGCAACGTGGGCAaggacgcggtggcggctgccgcgcagtCGAGGACGGAGGAGCGCAGTGtgggcgacgacgcagcagcgatgcatgCGGAGACACGAACGGCTGCCCTCGCCAGATTtgtccgccgcctcgcacgccgcacgagcGCGCTGCGTGACCTCTGCGGGCTCATGATCGCCTGCGAGACAGCCGAAGACGTTTTCTACGTCATGTACGCCCTGAGCAGCGCTCTCGTGACACAGCAGTGGAAGTacggccagcagcaggagcgacagcgagcggacgaagcagcagctgcggccagaggggcagccgccaccacagccTCAGCCACCGCGACTACGACTAACGGCGGGCTGTCTGAGCTGCTCATCATTGCGAACCTCCTCATCGAACTCTTCATAACGAAGCGggcccagcagctgctgttgGAAGAGGGCGGACTGGACGAATTCGCCTCTGgcatcgccaccgcgccgtcgccgctggcggcggacGGACGTGGGGGTAGTGCGGAGGATGCACCGCGCGGGCTTTcacgtcagcagcagcggcggcgcaccgacCGCGCCATTCGCCGCGCGTGCGACGAGGTTGTCTGCGCCTTCACGAATGGGCGCTGTCTAACCCTCTATGCACTCGAATCGTATGGCATCCCGCCCccgtgcgacggcgacagcaaCACCGCGGAGGCGCAACTGTTGGCACCTGAGCTACCCTACGTTCTCGTGAGCAACCTACTGAGCAGCACGCTCAACTACTCCACTCGCTACCTCTTTAGCAAGGTGTACCACGGCGTCATGGGGTGCCGCGGCCACGCCGCGGCAGAGCGCCATCAGGAGGCTGAGATGAGCAACCCATCACCATCATCTTCGCCAgcagaggccgccgccgccacgtctATCCCAAGTCATCCGAACCGCACACGACGCGCCACAGatgaggagaaggagcgccgccgcgcatggACGaggccgcctgctgctgctgtcactgcagcggcggcgccgcagaggacgccaccgctgcacgcacacgcttcaCCAGCATCGGCATCCGCGACCATCACAGCCTCCGTGCAGAGCGTCGCTGGCGAGCTCTTCGGCCTCATGAGGAAGACGGCGGTGAACTGGCGCGACCTCGGCAACTTCGGTCACGCCGGTGTAGCCCTGCAGTCATGCAGCAGGGACAACTGCAACTACGGCTGTAGgcatcaccaccacgacgTGCGACCGTCCTTCAGCATGGCTGATGCGCCTGGCGGTGATCCGCTGCGTGGACgggaaggcggtggcgggtATGCAGAGcgtctcgccgccgcgcgccgcgagCATCGCGCGGCCGCGGGGGACGGTGGCAGCAAAGAACGAGTGCAGCTCGGGGAGGCGACGCCGTGGTCGGCTGGATCACCCGCAACGGTCaccagcaacaacagcagcttAGCGGACGCCCGaagcaccaccggcgcctACCGCGGCAGGGCCGACGGCGATGCACCGTCTATGTCGCTTCCGTGCCGGGCTGGTCGAAGCCGCGGGTGCGCGCTCAAGacgaggggggtgggggctgcgGAAATGATgctgccgtcctcctcgtccatcGCGGTGTCGCTCTTGGCTGAAGAGAACGAACTGACAGgcctcgccgacgccgtcaaCGACCTCTACCTCGCccccgcagcgcctgcgagCCAAGAAGAagcaccaccgtcgccgccgcagtcggcgacggtggtgcacACGGCAGCCGCCCACCTCCAGAGCCGATCCCCTAGCGAGGCCGTCAGCCTGCGGCTACTCGCACTGCTGTATCGGTacccgcagctgcacacgctgGAGCCGGTCACATCGAGCCACGTTGGCCTTGTAGCGAAGGAGCTGAACAAGGCCCTGCACATCCTACAGACGGCGATGCGGGGCCGTTTTGGCGATGGGTGGtggctgcagtggcgctcACGACGCGAGGGCGAGACGCAGCGCTACTACGCACGCGCTCTggcggatgcgcagcgcggcggctaCCCCCTGAGCTTGCCGGCCACGGCATTGCCATCGCCCCCCGCAAGGGTTGCAGGAGtagctggcgctgcggtggcaccACCGAGGACGATAGGCATGTCCGCGGTGCAGCCAGACCCGTCCCTGCTTCTTGTCGGAGCTCGGCCTTGGCACGCCTCCGTCGCGCATGAGCAGGGTAAGATGAACGCGTGGGGGCTGGACGCGAGGGGGTGCAATGGCGTACCCccgccgtccgcgccgccaccgtcctCGGGGGCACACACGGTTCTCTCCGACCTGtggtgcacgcgcaccttGACGATACCGACGGATGAGGAGCTGCGAAAGCCTCTTCAAGATCTGAGGGGGCATTTTACGGGCACCACTACTTCGCCAGCCGCGTCCAgggcaacggcagccgctgcgacgGACACCACGTCCGCgtccgcggcagcgatgcacgAAGACGCGCAGGCGGCTGGGATGCTGCTCGATGTAGACTGGGACATCCCACCAGCCTACACGCCCGACGTCTCACTCGACTTCTCAGCCTTCACGACGACGTCGGTGGAGACGCAGGAGAGCACGCGGCAGCTCGTGGAgtctctgcagcagcgggagcaggCGCttggcgacgacggtgacggccGTGACGACGATTACAGCTGTGACGACGCCGCAGGTGCGCCCGGCGTGTCGGTGCtgtcgcgtgcgtgtcggcggctgctgcacaacgAGCTGCCATTGCTGCAGCAGTACAGCCCGTGGCGCGTCATCTACAGTACGCGGATGCATGGCATCAGCCTAAGCACGCTCTTCTCCAACTGCCGCCGTGAGGCGGAGCGCCAGGGCCTCTCCGGCTACGCCGCCAACTCTGTAGTGTCCACCACGCCGTCGGACTCTAAGCCGATGCTGCTCGTTCTGGAgttgccgtcgtcggcaACGCTGCAATTCTCCGAGGATGACGCCGGCGTGCGAGAGGCTTGGGCCGACGCCGACACGTCCTCCTCTACAGCTCGGCCGGATGCGCCCAGGCAAACCGatggtggccgccgccgccaccattGCCACAACAAACTCTTCGTTGGCGCTTTCCTCTCCGACTTGCTGCGACTCGAGTCGCGGCGGTACTACGGCAGTCAAGAGTGTTTTGTGTTCCAGCTGTTCGTGCCTGGCACTGTCGGGGGCGAAGCGACCGCGTCCGGCGCGTCCGCTGCCTCAGCGGGGCCGCAGCTCCGTGTGTACCGCGCCACTCGCAGCAACACGCAGTACATCAACTGCCGCGCCACGTCCATCGTgatcggcggtggtgacggcgggaGCAGCATCTACCTTGACGACACCCTCTGCCACGGTGCGacaagcgcgtgcgccacgtttgcgtcgccgccgctgagcacCTGGGTGTCGACTCCGTGCGAAGCGGCCGGGGACGGTGCCGATGGCGAGAGCGACATGCACAGGCGGCAGAAAAGTTTGTGCGTCTTGAACGTGGAGGTCATTGTGATGGACGCGTAGGACGTTCTGCGAGCGCGCGTGTTCGTGCATCTCTCTGCGGCTGTATGTAGTACTGTGGGTACCATGTCTGCACGTTCGTGGTGCGAAGGGCCCACCAACCTCGACTGCTGCgtccacgcgcgcacgcatgcaacTGAAatcagcgccggcaccgacCTTTTCTGATGATCGCTATCGAGACAAGTGATGctgtttttttgtttgcgttACCCTCGACATCCCAGCAACACCAGcacctctcttcccttctctctcgctctctacGTGTTTTGTTTGCGCTGCTTCCTGTGGAGATTTCTCGGCGGAAGTGCTCTGTTCTGTGGTATCACGATGTCTTTTTTCGCGctccaacaccaccaccacgacgggcgccacagccgccgcggccgtcgcctctctccctcttttaTGGTCCATGGCTCGATGATGCTCTCTCAtcaggtgtgtgtgtgtgtgcgcgcacacatgtgtgtatgcggaTGAGGGTGTGTTCCCCGAATATTCGTGGCTGCTTGCCACGGATTGGCTTCGGatccttctcttcttcctttgcTGCAGCTGTT is a genomic window containing:
- a CDS encoding 60S acidic ribosomal protein P2, putative, producing MSAETLACTYAALMLSDAGLPTSAENIAAAVKAAGV
- a CDS encoding 60S acidic ribosomal protein P2, putative, encoding MSAETLACTYAALMLSDAGLPTSAENIAAAVKAAGVEMRPTLPIIFARFLEKKSVETLMAAAAAQAPTAASAPSPAAGAASAAAAGGKVEDKKKDEPEEEGDDDMGFGLFD
- a CDS encoding TLD domain protein, conserved — its product is MERLSAGPAGGDAAETAAVPPGTAVGGRPPSQASTSTASPPPVATQLTDTQLLQLSLCSAVASAAAGKATVAANNYALVIKIIFRKCFLLEELVLLALAMGYETRKAAHAASPHVAGDDGRKSSGPGRGAAGSGPHDCPLSAGATHEQLVDPLANMGTLLPPGLGEDDYDEERTYSEQKEQREQHQRHQYVRTPPAARDGASIASTVSSASPTAHDSTPGYDAATARWLACLLAKVHPDALPIATLEKICKVPLTGSPNAAASSPARGGAAARRQVASTTAAASIGNWPSATGVNDSPSMSTVAVLPLLPSLKSSPTPSPPGAASPMPVGGRRDMPTGSPNSNSDAAPSLAAAAPFSTSLSLLFATLLWDVACALWNEGFIEDAHHWLSVMDVRRLWKLYKDLCRGGEAAAFREPPEESVKSGDRACALSWPAVLAESCAADMSPSSRRPSRSSAATESPSGGAGQTNHSSGAQQENVVSSPAVPPPRQGILLSALAQVGGPLPMTDLAACFTDPAEFEVGNVGKDAVAAAAQSRTEERSVGDDAAAMHAETRTAALARFVRRLARRTSALRDLCGLMIACETAEDVFYVMYALSSALVTQQWKYGQQQERQRADEAAAAARGAAATTASATATTTNGGLSELLIIANLLIELFITKRAQQLLLEEGGLDEFASGIATAPSPLAADGRGGSAEDAPRGLSRQQQRRRTDRAIRRACDEVVCAFTNGRCLTLYALESYGIPPPCDGDSNTAEAQLLAPELPYVLVSNLLSSTLNYSTRYLFSKVYHGVMGCRGHAAAERHQEAEMSNPSPSSSPAEAAAATSIPSHPNRTRRATDEEKERRRAWTRPPAAAVTAAAAPQRTPPLHAHASPASASATITASVQSVAGELFGLMRKTAVNWRDLGNFGHAGVALQSCSRDNCNYGCRHHHHDVRPSFSMADAPGGDPLRGREGGGGYAERLAAARREHRAAAGDGGSKERVQLGEATPWSAGSPATVTSNNSSLADARSTTGAYRGRADGDAPSMSLPCRAGRSRGCALKTRGVGAAEMMLPSSSSIAVSLLAEENELTGLADAVNDLYLAPAAPASQEEAPPSPPQSATVVHTAAAHLQSRSPSEAVSLRLLALLYRYPQLHTLEPVTSSHVGLVAKELNKALHILQTAMRGRFGDGWWLQWRSRREGETQRYYARALADAQRGGYPLSLPATALPSPPARVAGVAGAAVAPPRTIGMSAVQPDPSLLLVGARPWHASVAHEQGKMNAWGLDARGCNGVPPPSAPPPSSGAHTVLSDLWCTRTLTIPTDEELRKPLQDLRGHFTGTTTSPAASRATAAAATDTTSASAAAMHEDAQAAGMLLDVDWDIPPAYTPDVSLDFSAFTTTSVETQESTRQLVESLQQREQALGDDGDGRDDDYSCDDAAGAPGVSVLSRACRRLLHNELPLLQQYSPWRVIYSTRMHGISLSTLFSNCRREAERQGLSGYAANSVVSTTPSDSKPMLLVLELPSSATLQFSEDDAGVREAWADADTSSSTARPDAPRQTDGGRRRHHCHNKLFVGAFLSDLLRLESRRYYGSQECFVFQLFVPGTVGGEATASGASAASAGPQLRVYRATRSNTQYINCRATSIVIGGGDGGSSIYLDDTLCHGATSACATFASPPLSTWVSTPCEAAGDGADGESDMHRRQKSLCVLNVEVIVMDA